In the Pseudomonas sp. ADAK2 genome, one interval contains:
- a CDS encoding SDR family oxidoreductase, translating into MRLSEARVVLTGASGGIGLAIASALCASGARVLAVARHSEVLEPLLARYPQQLGWVAADLTFLADRRKVLAAAEAIGGVNLLINAAGVNHFAMLEQLDDSEINAMLAVNISAPICLTKLLLPLLKQADSAMVVNVGSTYGSIGYAGYASYCATKFALRGFSEALRRELADTRVGVLYVAPRATRTTMNSAAAQALNDALKANVDDPQTVASAVMHAIAGDRRDLYLGWPERFFVRLNSLLPHLVDKGLRKQLPLIRRLSHKPDNENFKP; encoded by the coding sequence ATGCGCCTGTCTGAGGCTCGCGTGGTGTTGACCGGCGCCAGCGGCGGCATTGGTCTGGCGATCGCCAGCGCCCTGTGCGCCAGTGGGGCGCGGGTATTGGCCGTGGCCCGCCACAGTGAGGTGTTGGAGCCGTTACTTGCGCGCTATCCGCAGCAGCTGGGCTGGGTCGCGGCCGACCTGACGTTTCTCGCCGATCGCCGCAAGGTCCTGGCCGCCGCCGAGGCCATCGGCGGCGTCAACTTGCTGATCAATGCGGCCGGGGTCAATCACTTCGCCATGCTGGAACAGCTCGACGACAGTGAGATCAACGCCATGCTGGCGGTGAATATCAGCGCACCGATCTGCCTGACCAAACTGCTGCTGCCGCTGCTCAAGCAAGCCGACAGCGCCATGGTGGTGAACGTCGGTTCGACTTATGGCTCCATCGGTTATGCCGGTTACGCCAGTTATTGCGCGACCAAGTTTGCCCTGCGCGGCTTTTCCGAAGCGCTGCGCCGGGAGCTGGCGGACACCCGGGTCGGCGTGCTCTATGTCGCGCCACGCGCTACGCGTACGACGATGAACAGCGCGGCTGCGCAGGCCTTGAATGATGCGCTGAAAGCCAATGTCGACGACCCGCAAACCGTCGCATCGGCGGTCATGCACGCGATTGCCGGTGACCGCCGCGATTTGTACCTGGGCTGGCCGGAGCGCTTTTTCGTGCGCCTCAACAGCCTGCTGCCGCACCTGGTGGACAAGGGACTGCGCAAGCAATTGCCGCTGATCCGCCGCCTCAGTCACAAGCCTGATAACGAGAACTTCAAGCCATGA